A single Pseudoalteromonas phenolica DNA region contains:
- a CDS encoding NBR1-Ig-like domain-containing protein, which translates to MTPLRHQVKRVSETNGLTIKQIVNMCECSRSHFYKVLDGQRAPSKNLQIKLMEVLEIGEEEFALLMQTSKASENKKSKSDIHKQKNTWFNITSNTFSSITLSSYAMWLLGFTCILACTYYLYASRSDNKQENIELTTGFATKFIKDVTIPDGSPIPINTRFVKTWRVQNIGTVPWKEKHLKRMTPQDPNLCFSRDSIPLPTVESGEIVDISIEFTTPRYPGTCRTDWKMVDNNGNLTFPDKQGLYSIVHVVEENL; encoded by the coding sequence ATGACACCACTCAGACACCAAGTAAAACGTGTCTCGGAGACAAACGGACTGACCATAAAGCAGATAGTGAACATGTGTGAATGCAGCCGTTCCCACTTTTATAAAGTACTAGATGGCCAACGTGCGCCCAGTAAAAACCTACAAATAAAGCTGATGGAAGTTTTAGAAATTGGTGAAGAAGAGTTCGCACTGTTGATGCAAACAAGTAAGGCTTCAGAGAATAAAAAAAGCAAGTCTGATATTCATAAGCAGAAAAATACTTGGTTTAACATCACATCGAACACATTTAGCTCCATCACTTTATCTAGCTATGCTATGTGGCTATTAGGTTTCACATGTATATTAGCGTGCACTTACTATCTTTATGCATCTCGTTCCGATAATAAGCAAGAGAATATCGAGCTAACAACGGGCTTTGCAACCAAATTTATTAAAGATGTAACTATTCCAGATGGCTCACCTATTCCGATTAACACGCGTTTCGTTAAAACTTGGCGAGTGCAAAATATCGGCACAGTACCTTGGAAAGAAAAACACCTAAAACGTATGACGCCTCAAGACCCTAATTTATGCTTTTCACGTGATAGCATTCCTCTGCCAACAGTAGAATCTGGTGAAATCGTTGATATTTCTATAGAGTTTACCACCCCAAGATATCCAGGTACTTGCAGGACTGATTGGAAGATGGTCGATAATAATGGAAATTTAACTTTTCCTGACAAACAAGGGCTTTATAGTATTGTGCATGTGGTAGAAGAGAACCTTTAA
- the yiaY gene encoding L-threonine dehydrogenase, translating to MTSAFYIPTINLMGAGCLKDAADSIQAQGFKKGLIVTDQVLNKIGVVAQVQALLTERDVQTAVFDGTQPNPTIGNVEQGLSILSDNQCDFVISLGGGSPHDCAKGIALVAANGGKIADYEGVDQSAKPMLPLIAINTTAGTASEMTRFCIITDEARHIKMAIVDKHTTPLISVNDPELMLAKPASLTAATGMDALTHAIEAYVSIAATPITDAVAIKAIELIQANLREAVQNGESIEAREQMAYAQFMAGMAFNNASLGYVHAMAHQLGGFYDLPHGVCNAILLPHVQRFNAKACPERLKDVAKAMGVDVSALTAEKGAEAAIDAIVKLAADVGIPSGIEQLGAKADDIPTLTENALKDACGFTNPIQATADEISEIFRAAM from the coding sequence ATGACTTCAGCGTTTTATATTCCAACAATAAATCTTATGGGTGCAGGTTGTTTGAAGGATGCCGCCGACAGCATTCAAGCACAAGGTTTTAAAAAGGGCCTTATCGTTACCGACCAAGTATTAAATAAAATTGGTGTTGTGGCTCAAGTGCAAGCTTTATTAACTGAACGTGACGTGCAAACGGCTGTTTTTGATGGCACGCAACCAAATCCAACTATTGGCAATGTCGAACAAGGGTTAAGTATTTTATCTGACAACCAATGTGATTTTGTTATATCACTGGGTGGTGGCTCTCCGCATGATTGTGCAAAAGGCATCGCATTAGTTGCCGCTAATGGCGGAAAAATTGCTGACTATGAAGGCGTTGATCAGTCTGCCAAGCCGATGTTACCGCTGATTGCTATTAACACCACCGCAGGAACCGCATCAGAAATGACGCGTTTCTGTATCATTACCGATGAAGCGCGCCACATCAAAATGGCCATTGTTGATAAACATACGACACCGCTTATTTCAGTAAACGATCCAGAGCTAATGCTAGCAAAACCAGCGTCATTGACAGCTGCAACGGGTATGGATGCACTGACACATGCCATTGAAGCATATGTATCTATTGCAGCGACGCCAATCACAGATGCAGTGGCAATTAAAGCCATTGAATTAATCCAAGCCAATCTACGTGAAGCTGTACAAAACGGTGAAAGCATTGAAGCGCGCGAGCAAATGGCTTATGCGCAATTTATGGCGGGAATGGCATTTAATAATGCATCGCTAGGTTATGTGCATGCAATGGCACATCAATTAGGTGGTTTCTATGATTTACCGCACGGTGTATGCAATGCAATTTTATTGCCTCATGTACAGCGCTTTAATGCTAAGGCTTGCCCTGAGCGATTAAAGGATGTCGCAAAAGCCATGGGTGTTGATGTGAGTGCTCTGACAGCAGAAAAAGGTGCAGAAGCGGCGATTGATGCCATCGTTAAATTAGCGGCTGATGTGGGTATTCCTTCTGGTATTGAGCAGCTAGGTGCGAAAGCTGATGATATTCCGACCTTAACTGAAAATGCATTGAAAGATGCCTGTGGATTTACCAACCCAATTCAGGCGACAGCGGATGAAATTTCAGAAATCTTCCGTGCAGCAATGTAA
- a CDS encoding PhoH family protein: MVKAQDVDKKMYVLDTNVLLHEPLAYLSFQEHDVVVPMTVLEELDHIKDRKRDVSRDARIAIRGLEDILKDASPEQMLEGVQLPNTTGQNNSDNCGRLVIINDHLFPDNVSGLPGNENDHRIINCAIHLQQQHKLTKVVLVTKDINMRLKAKGAGLKFVEDYRTDQLIDDIKLLSSGFKKFQGDFWQSVGECSSEQQGRYTLHHIPKERIDDVFCNEYIVDETEHFAARVVGYDNQHITLKDLGVERLMHQQAWGVSPKNIYQGMALDALLDPEIELVILTGPAGCGKTLLALACALEMVIEKKVYDKVLVTRNTPEIAESIGFLPGTEEEKMAPWLAAITDTLEVLHKNDESPISSRNYIMEKANIQFKSVNFMRGRSIQNAVVILDESQNLTASQLKTIITRCGEGTKLICTGNLAQIDSNYLTPVTSGLTYLVERFKHFEGSATINLNGVVRSRLASFAEENL; encoded by the coding sequence ATGGTAAAAGCTCAAGATGTCGATAAAAAAATGTACGTGCTCGACACTAACGTACTACTCCACGAACCCCTCGCTTATCTCTCTTTCCAAGAACACGATGTAGTCGTCCCAATGACAGTGTTAGAAGAGCTTGACCATATTAAGGATAGAAAACGTGATGTAAGCCGTGATGCTCGCATCGCTATTCGCGGTCTTGAAGATATTTTAAAAGATGCTTCGCCTGAGCAGATGTTAGAAGGTGTTCAGCTTCCTAATACAACGGGACAGAACAACTCCGATAATTGTGGTCGCCTTGTGATTATCAACGACCATCTATTTCCTGATAATGTGTCTGGTTTGCCGGGTAATGAAAATGACCACAGAATCATTAACTGTGCAATCCATTTACAGCAGCAACATAAACTTACTAAAGTTGTGCTAGTCACTAAAGACATTAACATGCGCCTCAAAGCAAAAGGGGCGGGGTTAAAGTTTGTAGAAGACTATCGAACAGACCAACTCATCGACGATATAAAATTGTTAAGCTCGGGATTTAAAAAGTTTCAAGGAGACTTTTGGCAAAGTGTTGGCGAATGCAGTTCAGAGCAGCAAGGGCGTTACACGCTGCATCATATTCCTAAAGAGCGAATAGACGATGTATTTTGCAATGAATATATTGTTGACGAAACAGAGCACTTTGCAGCCCGAGTTGTTGGGTACGATAATCAACATATTACGCTAAAAGACTTAGGTGTAGAGCGTCTTATGCATCAACAAGCTTGGGGCGTCTCACCAAAAAACATTTATCAAGGTATGGCACTGGATGCCTTGTTAGACCCAGAAATAGAGTTGGTGATCTTAACTGGTCCTGCTGGATGCGGTAAAACGCTCCTCGCTTTGGCTTGCGCCCTGGAAATGGTCATCGAGAAAAAAGTGTATGACAAGGTGCTTGTTACTCGTAATACGCCTGAAATTGCAGAGAGTATTGGCTTTCTTCCCGGCACGGAAGAAGAGAAAATGGCACCTTGGCTTGCTGCTATCACCGATACACTTGAGGTGTTACATAAAAATGATGAAAGCCCTATTTCAAGCCGTAACTATATTATGGAAAAGGCCAACATTCAGTTTAAGTCAGTAAACTTTATGCGTGGGCGCAGTATCCAAAATGCGGTGGTGATTTTAGACGAAAGCCAAAACTTAACTGCTTCGCAATTGAAGACCATTATTACCCGATGTGGTGAAGGCACAAAACTCATTTGTACGGGTAACTTGGCACAAATAGACAGTAATTATCTGACCCCAGTGACATCGGGTTTGACTTACTTGGTTGAGCGGTTTAAACACTTTGAAGGTAGCGCCACTATCAATCTTAATGGTGTGGTGAGGAGCCGTTTGGCGTCATTTGCCGAAGAAAACTTATAG
- a CDS encoding MBL fold metallo-hydrolase produces MMKTLPILIAASLLSASFTSIANVKFKLEALSENLHVLYGRGGNIAISTGDDGIYLVDDQFAKLSDDIKKQISQLKPGAPEFVINTHHHGDHTGGNENFAEAGSHVIAHHNVYDRLKEKHGEGSKYLPVLSFSQDMTLHFNNEHAQLWHYAHAHTDGDAVIFYKNANAVHMGDIFFNLGSLPFVDVDSGGSLDGVIKAVEQTLARIDNDTKVIPGHGPVTDKQALEAYRALLLQAKSAMVSAMSGGKSLEEVLVAKPLSVLNLTYSNWLPEERVTTLFYRSLSAPHHKH; encoded by the coding sequence ATCATGAAAACATTACCGATATTAATCGCGGCGTCTTTACTCAGCGCGTCGTTTACAAGCATTGCAAACGTCAAGTTTAAGTTAGAGGCATTGTCTGAAAATCTACATGTGCTTTATGGGCGAGGCGGTAACATTGCCATTAGCACGGGCGATGATGGTATTTATTTGGTAGACGACCAATTCGCCAAGCTCAGTGATGACATTAAAAAACAAATAAGCCAGTTAAAACCTGGCGCGCCTGAGTTTGTAATTAATACACATCACCATGGTGATCATACTGGTGGAAATGAGAACTTTGCCGAGGCAGGGAGCCATGTCATAGCGCATCATAATGTGTATGACCGTTTGAAAGAAAAGCATGGTGAAGGGTCTAAATATCTCCCAGTTTTAAGCTTCAGCCAAGATATGACGCTTCATTTTAACAATGAACACGCACAGCTTTGGCATTACGCTCATGCTCACACCGACGGCGATGCGGTCATTTTTTACAAAAATGCCAATGCAGTACACATGGGAGATATTTTCTTTAATTTAGGCAGTTTACCTTTTGTTGATGTCGACAGTGGTGGTTCGCTTGATGGAGTGATAAAGGCGGTAGAGCAAACTTTAGCGAGAATAGATAACGATACAAAAGTGATCCCCGGTCACGGCCCTGTCACTGACAAACAGGCACTCGAAGCGTATCGAGCATTACTGTTACAAGCTAAAAGCGCCATGGTATCAGCGATGAGCGGCGGCAAATCGCTTGAAGAGGTGCTTGTTGCTAAGCCGCTGTCAGTGTTGAATTTAACTTATTCAAACTGGTTACCAGAAGAGCGAGTGACCACTTTGTTTTATAGAAGCTTGAGTGCGCCACATCATAAACATTAA
- the rapA gene encoding RNA polymerase-associated protein RapA, with amino-acid sequence MNFSLGQRWISDTESDLGLGTIVALEGRQLTILFPASGENRVYSVQEAPVTRVIFNPGDVIRSVEEWELEVETVEEQNGILSYHGIRLDTEEKTTLKETFLDHFIKFNKPQDRLFAGQIDRFDRYTLRYNTWQHQFARQQSHLKGLIGQRASLIPHQLYIADEVGQRHAPRVLLSDEVGLGKTIEAGMILHQQILTGRASRVLIVVPENLQHQWLVEMMRRFNLYFSIFDEERCDEAFADSPNVFETEQLVLVSLEFITKKRRWFEQATLADWDLLIIDEAHHLTVTKEKPSTEYLRIAELSQDIPGLILLTATPDQLGHYSHFARLQLLDPDRFYDYDAFVEEESHYKEVADAANQLLQQGELDEKNQKTLKTLLKETDITELLAKAQSGDDAAKQEILSMLLDRHGTGRILFRNSRSGIDGYPSRKLHSYPVELPKQYKTAMSVMGNMGGIQTPEKSALRALFPEKIFQEFEGTGSSWAGFDPRVEWLIVKLKELKHEKVLLICAEAETAINLEQILREREAIKSAVFHEGMSIVERDRAAAYFADEYDSAQVLLCSEIGSEGRNFQFSHNIVLFDLPLNPDLLEQRIGRLDRIGQKFDINIHVPYFENTAQEVLLRWYHEGLDAFETTSTTGQLLYKEFSDDLLEFISEHNCDEEELDPLLEQAAKQNAQLRKQMEQGRDRLLELHSSGQGKSDTLAAEIEQLDDDVVLPAYMINVFDMFGVNQEDKGENTIILKPTEHMLNPSFPCLRDDGITVTFDRATSLSQEDAQFISWDHPMVQGTMDMICDDDFGCASVALLKNKKLPAGTFFVELIFVAEASAPKALQVGRFLPPTPIRVLLDKTGNNLAENVAFDAFNNQLSAVGRQTGSKLANALQPAIHPLITKANELAGAELVTLKAVAQEKMQTSLNEEQGRLVALKAINPNIRDEEIQVFDNQKAQLDEFIEKAQLKLDAIRLIVVSH; translated from the coding sequence ATGAATTTTTCCTTAGGTCAGCGCTGGATCAGTGATACTGAATCAGATTTAGGATTAGGTACCATCGTAGCTTTAGAGGGGCGACAGCTTACGATTTTATTCCCTGCCAGTGGAGAAAACCGCGTTTACTCAGTACAAGAAGCACCGGTGACCCGTGTAATCTTTAATCCTGGTGATGTTATTCGCAGTGTCGAAGAGTGGGAACTAGAGGTAGAAACCGTTGAAGAACAAAATGGCATTTTGAGCTATCACGGTATTCGCCTCGATACAGAAGAAAAAACCACGTTAAAAGAAACGTTTTTAGACCACTTTATTAAATTTAATAAGCCACAAGATCGCTTATTCGCAGGTCAAATTGACAGATTCGACCGTTATACGTTGCGCTATAACACATGGCAGCACCAGTTCGCCCGTCAGCAATCGCATTTAAAAGGCCTAATTGGCCAACGTGCCAGCCTTATTCCGCACCAGTTATATATTGCTGATGAAGTAGGCCAACGTCACGCGCCACGTGTTTTACTTTCAGATGAAGTTGGTTTGGGTAAAACCATCGAAGCGGGCATGATTTTACATCAACAAATTTTAACTGGCCGTGCCAGCCGCGTGCTCATTGTGGTTCCTGAAAACTTACAGCATCAATGGCTGGTTGAAATGATGCGTCGCTTCAACTTGTACTTCTCTATCTTCGATGAAGAACGTTGTGACGAAGCATTTGCCGACTCTCCAAACGTATTCGAAACTGAGCAACTGGTATTGGTGAGTCTTGAGTTCATCACTAAAAAACGCCGCTGGTTTGAACAAGCCACTTTGGCTGATTGGGATCTATTGATCATCGATGAAGCGCACCATTTAACGGTAACTAAAGAAAAGCCAAGCACAGAGTACCTGCGTATTGCAGAGCTTAGCCAAGATATTCCGGGTTTAATTCTTCTAACAGCAACGCCAGACCAACTTGGCCACTACAGTCACTTTGCTCGTCTGCAGCTGTTAGACCCAGATCGCTTCTACGATTACGACGCTTTTGTTGAAGAAGAAAGCCACTATAAAGAAGTGGCTGATGCCGCTAATCAGCTGTTACAACAAGGCGAGTTAGATGAAAAGAATCAGAAGACTTTAAAGACTCTGTTAAAAGAAACTGACATCACTGAATTACTTGCCAAAGCACAAAGCGGTGATGACGCAGCAAAACAAGAAATCTTGTCAATGCTATTAGACCGCCACGGTACAGGTCGTATCTTATTCCGTAATAGCCGCAGTGGTATCGATGGTTACCCAAGCCGTAAATTACATAGCTACCCGGTTGAGTTACCTAAGCAATACAAAACCGCCATGTCTGTAATGGGTAATATGGGTGGCATTCAAACACCTGAAAAGTCTGCATTACGTGCCCTGTTCCCTGAAAAAATCTTCCAAGAGTTTGAAGGTACAGGTAGTAGCTGGGCAGGCTTTGACCCACGTGTTGAGTGGTTAATTGTCAAACTCAAAGAGCTTAAGCACGAAAAGGTGTTATTGATCTGTGCAGAAGCAGAAACTGCAATCAACCTTGAGCAAATTTTACGTGAGCGCGAAGCCATTAAATCAGCAGTGTTCCACGAAGGCATGAGCATTGTTGAACGTGACCGTGCAGCCGCTTACTTCGCCGACGAATACGATAGTGCGCAAGTGTTACTATGTTCTGAAATTGGTTCTGAAGGCCGTAACTTCCAATTCTCACATAACATTGTACTGTTCGATTTACCGCTCAACCCTGACTTGTTAGAGCAGCGTATTGGCCGTCTTGACCGTATTGGACAGAAGTTCGATATCAACATTCATGTGCCTTACTTTGAAAATACCGCGCAAGAAGTGTTATTACGTTGGTATCATGAAGGCCTAGATGCATTCGAAACCACCAGCACAACAGGTCAGCTTCTTTACAAAGAGTTCAGCGATGATTTATTAGAGTTTATCAGTGAGCATAACTGTGACGAGGAAGAATTAGACCCACTTTTAGAACAAGCTGCAAAACAAAACGCACAACTACGTAAGCAAATGGAACAAGGCCGCGACCGTTTATTAGAGCTACACTCGAGTGGTCAAGGTAAATCAGATACATTAGCCGCTGAAATTGAACAACTTGATGACGATGTTGTGCTACCAGCTTACATGATCAATGTATTTGATATGTTTGGTGTAAACCAAGAAGATAAAGGCGAAAACACCATTATCTTGAAGCCAACAGAGCACATGCTTAACCCGTCTTTCCCGTGTTTGCGCGATGATGGTATTACTGTGACGTTTGACCGTGCAACCTCTCTTTCACAAGAAGATGCGCAGTTTATTAGTTGGGATCACCCTATGGTACAAGGCACCATGGATATGATCTGTGACGATGACTTTGGTTGTGCGTCTGTGGCATTACTAAAAAACAAAAAGCTACCTGCAGGTACCTTCTTTGTTGAGTTAATTTTTGTTGCTGAAGCCTCTGCACCAAAAGCGTTGCAGGTTGGTCGTTTCTTACCACCAACACCTATTCGTGTATTACTCGATAAAACAGGCAATAACCTAGCTGAGAATGTTGCTTTTGATGCATTCAACAACCAGCTTTCGGCTGTTGGCCGCCAAACGGGTAGTAAATTGGCAAATGCTTTACAGCCAGCCATTCACCCACTCATTACTAAAGCGAATGAATTAGCGGGTGCTGAGTTAGTGACGCTAAAAGCTGTTGCACAAGAGAAAATGCAAACCTCGTTAAACGAAGAGCAAGGTCGTCTTGTTGCACTTAAAGCCATCAACCCGAATATTCGCGATGAAGAAATTCAGGTGTTTGATAATCAAAAAGCACAGCTCGATGAATTTATTGAAAAAGCACAATTGAAACTCGATGCGATCCGCTTAATAGTGGTGTCTCACTAA
- a CDS encoding substrate-binding periplasmic protein: MSHPWLVFLLLVSTSLLAKPFNVVTGIDRPPYSIQNAKVGFEIELLNAVLDKVVEHHEFVIAPYGRTIKILDVNNIDAMTTASISVYKASGKLSLPYIQYRNVAVTLKSAGLKLASINDLERFSIATFLNAKTILGDTFSQAVSKASQYTELSDQSLQLHMLRKNKVQVLVMDINIFNYFNKFHELDVDIHQIFPLTAYGLLVKDDRTRTAFDKELKKFINSSRYYKLAEGWSIEPTLLID, from the coding sequence ATGAGTCACCCATGGCTTGTGTTTTTATTACTCGTATCAACTAGCCTATTGGCTAAGCCATTTAATGTCGTAACTGGCATAGATAGACCGCCATACTCTATACAAAATGCAAAGGTAGGCTTTGAAATAGAATTGCTAAATGCGGTGCTAGATAAAGTGGTTGAACATCACGAGTTTGTGATAGCGCCCTATGGCAGAACGATAAAAATACTAGATGTAAACAATATAGATGCGATGACAACTGCGAGTATTTCTGTTTACAAAGCATCTGGTAAGCTTAGTTTGCCTTACATACAGTATCGAAACGTTGCGGTGACTCTAAAAAGCGCAGGTTTAAAGCTTGCATCAATAAATGACCTTGAACGATTTTCAATCGCAACGTTTTTAAATGCGAAAACAATTTTAGGTGATACTTTTAGTCAAGCAGTTTCAAAAGCCAGTCAATATACTGAATTGTCAGATCAATCTCTACAACTTCATATGTTAAGGAAAAATAAGGTTCAAGTCCTTGTAATGGATATAAATATATTCAACTATTTCAATAAGTTTCATGAGCTTGATGTTGATATTCACCAAATCTTTCCACTGACAGCTTATGGGCTTTTAGTCAAAGATGACAGAACAAGAACTGCGTTTGATAAAGAGCTTAAAAAGTTTATAAATTCTTCACGTTATTATAAGTTAGCAGAAGGGTGGTCAATTGAACCGACACTATTAATTGACTGA